A genomic stretch from Plasmodium reichenowi strain SY57 chromosome 2, whole genome shotgun sequence includes:
- a CDS encoding pentafunctional AROM polypeptide, putative has translation MSWEIEKVIYFDTKVGNSIRLFYDNFNKEYGKDGKFLVFVDYLFFFNNRRELINLIIFLIVIKKSSKTSERYSNPNKNNQNNEETNISKIILSGDKKKKIKKKAENDADNNTKQNFHEVKDYNYYNELLKNQEHLIKKVKFIKHTFKIEENITLSVFPNFQEDDIVEIKNDQGKNLIKSLSELNVCYKDVIITIADKYIMNNVYYMCRTVFKVAHLYLIPSSIRASMELFYWSSQCNDILFYPYGFNTIKFPILVLIIKSMFVILDDEEYKYALSEILSFSLINNKIMYRKIKKHDMTYFKKNFIYFMEKYIIHKKYLITEEHYNFDDNKTREDNKNINVHNNIYRVYHMHNINHILNLYFIYVVDLLEYAKNNNICIEEIYCHNSRCTLHDSSNCNNSLDNKNANNQNKANNXXXXXXXXXXXXXXNKQTNKQNETNKQSGANKQSGANKQSGTNKSNQTNKSNEINKSNQTNKQNQTNKSNQTNESNQTNNHNDINQNISVKNNLNNQTCNKLINNYYNKKENNNDNSDHGNSHPEGNNNHQNKQNNILINMSTKEKVSLKGVHTRLSTVNVGYSIKDAIGKIFKYKHKYNEYLNYGILCELRILYELNIIDLLYLLEVEEIMRRYNMKYEINETYLSLHIKDMIHNLYVSNYIVYLNYLVLFNPVHISKIKKNILIQIPMDIILKVLCPNIFISSYRKTNIINIYENSIYLIDSSDKENERPMSSKRKRESKYKKVHKNKNIKEKGDKKITNEVTITTTELNPEGIKELNNEGIKELNNEGIKELNNEGVKELNNEGIKELNNEGIKELNNEGIKELINEGIKELNNEGINEATNQPINPRIKKDTTEFFLETNMKRKNILLPHTGNKSESIRVIYASCLSSNKIYLKNINMCYDVVVFIKILRDLCFPIMLKGKKIDEYINNIIDIQKKGYSEEMEKIDDEKRFMSVESINYSFNIYNIENIFRIQKLSYLKRMAILECKKYCKGEKRNKYNNFNKNHRIKKKKCCVCKYTEEEKKKLGEISKEYMTACIEHSSLSYFFLKKEKNIIIIKGNIDKSKTLFKNFVFKKKVVLNVYNCGTVCRFILPLLCLYICKQNIKAQEENKTKIKCIILKGCKQMENVRIIHPLVNVIRKCFKYIKIKYLKKKHYLPISISIKKHILNITHHDIFITKKIYVDNYYSSQFISSILLISPFSKNNTKLCLNYKHSYKKNMINKDYTYKYIINKQKKTFYNNIKNNIKYKIRFLYNICDQKKKKKKLTFFKKYMLKKECLLKNSLLNKLIIPHAFKKGTMILNENIHTNEEKKNDITTKNNNNNNNNNNNNNNNNSNKVNNQIYVQHKLPCDYTFYQNIKNENYKQCGLFNTTSKAFIDMTLYVMRTWGVHIKVNHKGIYYVHKKEMYQLYDDNNNNNNNNSYNNNNNNNSYNNNNSYNNNNNSYNNNNNNRYNNNNNKSDICINHVNPNKYSSEKTTNNPTCSIILKKDKEKKENQMNDKIVTNLLKGDNNEEEGNNNMIKNDDIMSKGTNEHRMHRINDVETTKNNTLHKQNKVCKTNDQKKIHTKIRLKENEKVKKYYYYHINNDLGLYFYFLVGFIIKKKNCTISLKLNINNLNVKYKGNNIYKIKTVMYQEDIYNYYLLNILLLVGVKIYIRQHNKLNKESEYNVNSQNLIGSKGKSSKIYMVHFITSKISFNKKKILRPFYKIQKKIKNKNKNKNKLITINQSADVNIKETKNNIISNNLKEKNCLTPNLVYNISSNNISPYLKSIKKYNKMKKTNNHIEQILSIYKIKYNIYEKIYIKYESTNNNMLSFKIVIDAESFSDDFFSICILFSHFILSNINENIIFKIKNIHNQNIKESTRIYHVVFILKLFFHNLLFISCTNNSIYITKMLHPLQNIHFYRYKKNIKKNQINTDKNIITNNQNIYDTSCIHNKYEKIQKFVNNSKYVINHMQSLYLYVDTQNDHRIIFMVTILSLIFKNIIIPKCDHVHKSFPLFYYYAKKYLHIYVQNGSNQFINTYNFQDVNNINLLYSTKKKRPQSAHTPDESYKGGEIKCDDIIKCEDIIKCDDIIKCDDIIKCDDIIKCNDIIKCNDIVKKNEIVENMNIIIEKDEIKTDKYTEPIKYDNTCNAKSISISTSVLSSESSNELFDCCMNKLTKGNMEMNNVIITKNNNNDNNNENNDNNNNNNNNNNNNNNNNNNNNNNNNNNSNNNNNNNVEVYKQNYKKNGLHNIINSHLNLICSKRKNIKNKINKHKKKKIYCNTRHRGKTQTNNNLALINITPYVLGYSNNNKSSRKLSCTKKIKRTFPRTCESYDIKKKIDIHNVNKKNYKRIDNTLNVHKEEIDTSKEHTDEKICKKIQKYLYLDVKRKRYISLYMYNKRKGKDTNNKNIQKKKKKKKKKKKKKEEEEEKVEEEEEEEERKKKKHISHNIYSKQNSILNNRMKYNNIIDLYKRNNFIYKDDNYKRIYTYDEILENDINISYLIKQINILNVTIICGMRNVGKTFLSKKIENNIIIDIDEYILKDEIKFDKLSISEFRYYEYVTFISSLYLAFYILTFDRNMRTPKDKTGATIKHVNRRDEKINSTNQNKQTECDNDINDNNSNIYDNNSNIYDNNNNIYDNNNNIYDNNNNIYDNNNHNNNDNHNSLHNNKDNQHIFTKKKIQKKVSFSDVCGIYVDDPNFENKNYDDNIFYTYTNKGIIFYNKKINDLFCRLKKKCIQEKQNGEQHMTNVTIVLGGGIIEFDKSKEVLKKLKNTILIKRDKDEIYDICINDNIKPKLNGNIKDIIHRRTILYDKLSNAFHFIIPSENMINKYIRHSEYNKYINRNELIVHSFLRFFNYPFFKKPLIGDIITNYQIDKNEKNKKNDEKNEKNKKNEEKNDEKNDDENNKKKKKKKKNDCNHNHINNYYRVLYINLNNLRHFPYMNLLKEDYDIIHIKIYKYEQIKLLELAIFLIRSCTCKEYKIIVKLYPQYFFTYKEYIIKKKKHKKKNLTNKKKSNKKYESDNYICENILHIFYKYKINIFELDNHFLKVAKKILSYKKENIFFIISKKEKIVNKLKIQSDLYKLNIWQADIIKLSCHNQISLTECNLLENILYDFYVDTINQPANTLLFEKRLHNNDKNEQTHILYYNATDKCLFSFLYNNITHLSYNKRFLPIIKKNKMYGYLRNIKEDHTNENIQSESYYTQSSYYNRVKPILFYTIIQNVKQKNEHQQTN, from the exons atgtcATGGGAAATTGAAAAAGTAATTTACTTTGATACTAAGGTAGGAAACAGCATACGTTTGTTTTATGATAACTTTAATAAG GAATATGGTAAAGATGGCAAGTTCTTAGTGTTTGTTGactatttatttttttttaataatagaCGTGAGcttataaatttaataatttttttaatagtTATAAAAAAGTCATCAAAAACTTCTGAACGTTATAGTAACccaaataaaaataatcagaataatgaagagacgaatatttcaaaaataatattgtctggtgataaaaaaaaaaagataaaaaaaaaagcagAAAATGATGCtgataataatacaaaacaaaattttCATGAGGTGAAGgattataattattataatgagcttttaaaaaatcaagaacatttaattaaaaaagtaaaatttattaagCATACTTTTAAAATAGAAGAAAACATAACATTATCAGTATTTCCGAATTTTCAAGAAGATGATATTgtagaaataaaaaatgatcaaggtaaaaatttaataaaaagcTTATCTGAATTGAATGTATGTTATAAGGATGTAATAATAACTATTGctgataaatatattatgaataatgTATATTACATGTGTAGAACGGTATTTAAAG TTGCGCATCTTTATTTGATACCCAGTTCCATAAGGGCCTCTATGGAATTATTTTATTGGAGTAGCCAGTGCAATGACATTCTAt TTTACCCATACGGCTTCAATACTATAAAATTCCCCATTCTTGTTCTTATCATCAAAAGCATGTTCGTAATATTAGATGatgaagaatataaatatgcCTTATCAGAAATACTTAGTTTTTCACTTATTAAcaataaaattatgtacaggaaaataaaaaaacatgACATGACTTATTTTAAGAAAaactttatatattttatggaaaaatatataattcataaaaaatatttaataacaGAAGAACATTATAACTTTGATGACAACAAAACGAGagaagataataaaaatataaatgttcataataatatttataggGTGTATCATATGCATAATATAAATCACATTttgaatttatattttatatatgtcGTAGATTTATTGGAATACGCcaagaataataatatatgcaTTGAGGAAATATATTGTCATAATAGTAGGTGTACTCTTCACGATTCTTCAAATTGTAATAATTCTTTGGATAATAAGAACGcaaataatcaaaataaagCAAACAATNNNNNNNNNNNNNNNNNNNNNNNNNNNNNNNNNNNNNNNNcaaacaaacaaacaaacaaacaaaatgaaacaaacaaacaaaGTGGAGCAAACAAACAAAGTGGAGCAAACAAACAAAGTGGAACAAACAAATCAAATCAAACAAACAAATCAAATGAAATAAACAAATCAAATcaaacaaacaaacaaaatCAAACAAACAAATCAAATCAAACAAACGAATCAAATCAAACAAACAATCATAATGATATTAACCAAAACATAAGCGTAAAGAACAACTTAAATAATCAAACTTGCAAcaaattaattaataactattataataaaaaagagaataataatgataacaGTGATCATGGGAATAGTCACCCAGAaggtaataataatcaccagaataaacaaaataatatactaATAAATATGAGTACAAAAGAAAAGGTATCATTAAAAGGAGTACACACAAGGTTGAGTACAGTCAATGTTGGTTATAGTATAAAAGATGCTATaggaaaaatatttaaatataaacataaatacaatgaatatttaaattatggTATATTATGTGAATTAAGAATATTATACGAACTAAATATAATagatttattatatttattagaggtagaagaaataatgaggagatataatatgaaatatgaaataaacGAAACGTATTTATCTCTTCATATTAAAGACATGatacataatttatatgtatctAATTATATTGTTTACTTAAACTATCTTGTATTGTTCAACCCTGTACATAtaagtaaaataaaaaaaaatatactcATACAAATACCTATGGACATAATATTGAAAGTATTATGCccaaatatttttatatcatcatataGAAAAactaatattattaatatttacGAAAATAGCATCTATTTAATAGATTCAAGTGACAAGGAGAATGAGCGTCCTATGTCTTCCAAAAGGAAAAGGGAAAgcaaatataaaaaggttcacaagaataaaaatataaaggaaAAAGGTGATAAAAAGATAACCAACGAGGTAACCATAACAACCACAGAATTAAACCCTGAAGGgataaaagaattaaacAACGAAGGGATCAAAGAATTAAACAATGAAGGGATCAAAGAATTAAACAATGAAGGGGTCAAAGAATTAAACAATGAAGGGATCAAAGAATTAAACAATGAAGGGATCAAAGAATTAAACAACGAAGGGATCAAAGAATTAATCAATGAAGGGATCAAAGAATTAAACAATGAAGGGATCAATGAAGCAACCAATCAACCAATCAACCCACGAATCAAAAAAGATACCACCGAATTCTTCTTAGAAACAAACATGAAGAGgaaaaacattttattaCCACATACAGGCAACAAATCTGAAAGCATTCGCGTTATCTACGCAAGTTGTCTTAGctcaaataaaatatacttgaaaaatataaatatgtgtTACGACGTTGTGgtgtttataaaaatattaaggGACTTATGCTTTCCTATTATGTTGAAGGGTAAAAAAATagatgaatatattaataatataatagatatacaaaaaaaaggatattCAGAAGAGATGGAAAAAATTGATGATGAAAAACGTTTTATGAGTGTAGAATCTAtaaattattcatttaatatatataatatcgAAAATATCTTTCgtatacaaaaattaaGTTATCTAAAACGTATGGCCATATTGGAATGTAAAAAATACTGTAAAGGAGAAAAGAGAAATAAGTATAATAACTTTAATAAGAATCATAGAATcaaaaagaagaaatgctgtgtttgtaaatatacagaagaagagaaaaaaaaattaggGGAAATATCTAAGGAATATATGACGGCATGTATTGAACATTCATCATTATCctatttctttttaaaaaaggaaaaaaacataattataattaaaggaaatatagataaaagtaaaacattatttaaaaattttgtcttcaaaaaaaaagttgtattaaatgtttataattGTGGAACTGTATGCCGTTTTATATTACCACTcttatgtttatatatatgtaaacaaaatataaaagcacaagaagaaaataaaacaaaaattaaatgtataatattaaaaggaTGTAAACAAATGGAAAATGTACGTATTATACATCCTTTAGTAAATGTTATAAGAAAATGcttcaaatatataaaaataaaatatttaaaaaaaaaacattattTACCTATATCTATATCAATCAAAAAgcatatattaaatataacacatcatgatatattcataaccaaaaaaatttatgttgataattattattcaagtcaatttatttcatccatacttttaatttctcccttttcaaaaaataacaCAAAACTTTGTTTAAACTATAAACATTcgtataaaaaaaatatgataaacaaggattatacatataaatatattataaacaaacaaaaaaaaacattttacaataatattaaaaataatattaaatataaaattaggtttctatataatatatgtgaccagaaaaaaaaaaaaaaaaaacttacattctttaaaaaatatatgttaaaaaagGAATGTCTTTTAAAGAACTCccttttaaataaattaattattcCTCATGCTTTTAAAAAGGGTACCATGATACTTAACGAAAATATTCATacaaatgaagaaaaaaaaaatgacataacaacaaaaaataacaacaataataataataataataataataataataataataatagtaataaagTGAATAACcaaatatatgtacaaCATAAACTCCCATGTGATTATACATTTTAccaaaatataaaaaacgaaaattataaacaaTGTGGGCTATTTAATACCACGTCAAAAGCATTCATAGATATGACTTTGTATGTCATGAGGACTTGGGGAGTACATATTAAAGTGAACCATAAaggtatatattatgtacataaaaaagaaatgtaccaattatatgatgataataataataataataataataatagttacaataataataataataataatagttacaataataataatagttacaataataataataatagttacaataataataataataataggtacaataataataataataagagtgatatatgtataaatcATGTTAACCctaataaatattcttcAGAAAAAACGACAAACAATCCGACCTGTTCAATTATTCTCAAAAAAGACaaagagaaaaaagaaaatcaAATGAACGACAAAATTGTAACAAATTTATTGAAGGGAGATAATAACGAAGAAGaaggaaataataatatgataaagAATGATGATATTATGTCGAAAGGTACTAATGAGCATAGGATGCATAGGATAAATGATGTAGAGacaacaaaaaataatacacTGCATAAACAGAACAAAGTATGCAAGACAAATgatcaaaaaaaaatacatacgAAAATAAGgttaaaagaaaatgagAAAGTAAAGAaatactattattatcatattaataatgatttaggtttatacttttatttCCTTGTAGgatttataattaaaaaaaagaattgtACCATTTCcttaaaattaaatattaataatttaaatgtGAAATACAAaggaaataatatttacaaaataaaaaccGTGATGTATCAAGAAGACatatacaattattatctccttaatattcttttattagttggagtaaaaatatatataagacaacataataaattaaataaagaaagTGAATATAATGTAAATTCTCAGAATTTAATAGGTTCTAAAGGTAAAAGtagtaaaatatatatggttCATTTTATAACATCTAAGATTagttttaataaaaaaaaaatattaagaccattttataaaatacaaaaaaaaataaaaaataaaaataaaaataaaaataaattaattacAATAAATCAAAGTGCAGATgtgaatataaaagaaactaaaaataatattatttcaaaTAATTTGAAGGAAAAAAATTGCCTTACACCCAATTtagtatataatatttcatctaataatatatcaccttatttaaaatcaataaaaaaatacaataaaatgaaaaaaacTAATAATCATATAGAACAAATTTTAagtatttataaaataaaatataatatatatgaaaaaatatatataaaatatgaatcaactaataataatatgttgAGCTTCAAAATTGTTATAGATGCTGAATCTTTTTCAGATGATTTCTTTTctatatgtattttatttagtcatttcatattatctaatataaatgaaaatataatatttaaaataaaaaatatacataatcAAAACATTAAAGAATCTACTAGAATATATCATGtagtatttatattaaaattattttttcataatttattatttatatcttgtactaataatagtatatatataactaaAATGTTGCATCCtttacaaaatatacacttttatagatataaaaaaaatataaaaaaaaatcaaataaatacagataaaaatataataacaaataatcaaaatatatatgatacaAGTTGTATTCATAacaaatatgaaaaaattcaaaaatttgttaataattctaaatatgttattaatCATATGCaatctttatatttatatgtagACACACAAAATGATCATcgaattatttttatggtAACCATCTTGTctcttatttttaaaaatataataattccTAAATGTGATCATGTACATAAAAGTTTCccattattttattattatgcaaaaaaatatctacatatatatgtccAAAATGGATCGAATCAATTTATAAATACTTATAATTTTCAGGACGTTAACAATAttaatttgttatattctacaaaaaaaaaacgtCCTCAAAGTGCCCATACGCCAGATGAAAGCTATAAGGGTGGGGAAATAAAATGCgatgatataataaaatgcgaagatataataaaatgcgatgatataataaaatgcgatgatataataaaatgcgatgatataataaaatgcaatgatataataaaatgcAATGATATAGtaaaaaagaatgaaattgtggaaaatatgaacataataatagaaaagGACGAAATAAAAACTGATAAATATACAGAACCTATTAAATATGACAATACTTGTAATGCTAAGTCCATTTCAATATCTACATCTGTTTTATCTTCTGAATCTTCTAATGAATTATTTGATTGTTGTATGAATAAATTAACTAAAGGAAATATGGAGATGAATAATGtaattataacaaaaaataataataatgataataataatgaaaataatgataataacaacaacaataataataataataataacaataataataataataacaacaacaataataacaataataacaacagtaataataataataacaacaatgttgaagtatataaacaaaattataaaaaaaatggattGCACAACATAATTAATTCACACCTTAATCTCATCTGTTCTAAGAGgaaaaacataaaaaacaaaataaataaacataagaaaaaaaaaatatattgtaataCACGTCACAGAGGAAAAACCCAAACCAACAACAATTTGGctttaataaatattacacCCTATGTTTTAGGATattctaataataataaaagttCGAGAAAGCTCTCCTgcacaaaaaaaataaaaagaacTTTTCCTAGAACATGTGAAAGCTAtgatataaagaaaaaaattgataTACACAATGTAaacaaaaagaattataagAGAATAGATAATACATTAAATGTAcataaagaagaaatagATACTTCTAAAGAACATACagatgaaaaaatatgtaagaaaatacaaaaatatttatatttagatgttaaaagaaaaagatatatatccttatatatgtacaacAAAAGAAAGGGAAAagatacaaataataagaatatacaaaaaaaaaaaaaaaaaaaaaaaaaaaaaaaaaaaaaaaaagaagaagaagaagaaaaagtagaagaagaagaagaagaagaagaaagaaaaaaaaaaaaacacatatcacataatatatattcaaaacAGAATagtatattaaataatcgtatgaaatataacaatattatagatttatataaaaggaacaattttatttataaagatgataattataaaaggatatatacatatgatgaaatattagaaaatgatataaatatatcttatttaataaaacaaataaatattttgaatGTTACAATAATATGTGGTATGAGAAATGTGGGCAAAACATTTCTCAGcaaaaaaattgaaaataatataattattgatatagatgaatatatattaaaagacGAAATTAAATTTGATAAATTGTCTATATCGGAGTTTAgatattatgaatatgtAACATTTATTTCTTCTCTATATCTAgcattttatatattaacatttgATAGAAATATGCGTACACCTAAGGATAAAACGGGAGCAACAATAAAACATGTAAATAGAAGggatgaaaaaataaattcgACAAATcaaaacaaacaaacaGAATGtgataatgatattaatgATAACAACAGCAACATTTATGATAACAACAGCAACATTTATGataacaacaacaacatTTATGataacaacaacaacatTTATGataacaacaacaacatTTATGATAACAACAaccataataataatgataaccATAATTCgttacataataataaagataaccaacatatatttacaaaaaagaaaattcAGAAAAAAGTATCCTTTTCGGATGTATGCGGAATATATGTTGATGATCCCAACtttgaaaataaaaattatgatgacaatattttttatacttaTACAAACAAAggtataatattttataacaaaaaaataaatgatttattttgtagattaaaaaaaaaatgtatacaagaaaaacaaaatggaGAGCAACACATGACCAATGTTACAATTGTATTAGGAGGTGGTATTATCGAATTTGATAAATCGAAAGAAGTCTTAAAAAAACTAAAAAATActattttaattaaaagagataaagatgaaatatatgatatatgtataaatgataatataaaaccTAAATTAAATGGAAATATCAAAGATATTATACATAGAAGaactatattatatgataagTTATCCAATgcttttcattttattataccttcagaaaatatgataaataaatatattagacattctgaatataataaatatataaatagaaaTGAATTAATAGTACATAGCTTTTTACGCTTTTTTaattatcctttttttaaaaaaccGTTAATAGGtgatataataacaaattatcaaattgataaaaatgaaaaaaataaaaaaaatgatgaaaaaaatgaaaaaaataaaaaaaatgaggaaaaaaatgatgaaaaaaatgatgatgaaaataataagaagaagaaaaaaaaaaaaaagaatgatTGTAATCATaatcatattaataattattatcgTGTCTTATATATCAATTTAAATAACTTGAGACACTTTCcatatatgaatttattaaaggaagattatgatattatacatattaaaatatataaatatgaacaaataaaattattagaGCTAGctatttttcttataagATCGTGTACATGcaaagaatataaaattattgtaaaattatatcctcaatatttctttacgtataaagaatatattataaaaaaaaagaaacataaaaagaaaaacttgacgaataaaaagaaaagtaataagaaatatgaatctgataattatatatgcGAAAATATactacatatattttataaatataaaattaatatatttgaattagataatcattttttaaaagtagctaaaaaaatattatcctataaaaaggaaaatatatttttcattatctccaaaaaagaaaaaatagtaaataaattaaaaatacaaagtgatttatataaattaaatatatggCAAGctgatattattaaattatcatGCCATAATCAAATCTCTTTAACAGAATGTAATCTCttagaaaatattttatatgatttttatGTTGATACAATAAATCAACCCGCaaatacattattatttgaaaaacGTCTCCacaataatgataaaaatgaacaaactcatattctttattataatgcTACGGACAAATGTTTATTTTCCTttctatataataacattacACATTTATCTTACAACAAACGTTTCTTACctataataaaaaaaaataaaatgtatgGATATTTGCGTAATATTAAAGAGGACCatacaaatgaaaatattcaaaGTGAATCTTATTATACACAATCTTCTTATTACAACAGAGTAAAGCCTATTTTGTTCTATACGATCATACAAAATgttaaacaaaaaaatgaacatcaacaaacaaattaa